Proteins encoded within one genomic window of Streptomyces rubradiris:
- a CDS encoding ABC transporter ATP-binding protein has translation MHTSHDLRRTEAVRLDAVSKTYGRGDGQVAALRGLTMSFADGTFTAVMGPSGSGKSTFLHCAAGLVRPSSGTVTVGGTDLAGLDDTHLTKLRRDRIGFIFQSFNLLPALTVMQNITLPLQLAGQRPDRALIRTVVQRVGLAERLGHLPAQLSGGQQQRVAIARALVTRPAVVFADEPTGALDTRTAAAVLGLLRESVDTARQTLVMVTHDPVAASYADRVVFLADGAFAGELHRPTADAVAARMTRLGAWEDDTQRQSAPQHSGGRY, from the coding sequence GTGCACACTTCACACGACCTCCGCCGGACGGAGGCGGTACGGCTGGACGCCGTGTCGAAGACCTACGGCCGGGGAGACGGCCAGGTGGCCGCGCTGCGCGGGCTCACCATGAGCTTCGCCGACGGCACCTTCACCGCCGTGATGGGCCCCTCCGGATCGGGCAAGTCCACCTTCCTGCACTGCGCCGCGGGACTGGTCCGGCCCAGCTCCGGCACGGTCACCGTCGGCGGCACCGACCTCGCCGGACTGGACGACACCCACCTGACCAAGCTGCGCCGGGACCGGATCGGCTTCATCTTCCAGTCCTTCAACCTGCTGCCCGCGCTGACGGTGATGCAGAACATCACGCTGCCGCTGCAACTGGCCGGACAGCGGCCCGACAGGGCCCTGATCCGCACCGTCGTCCAGCGCGTGGGCCTCGCCGAACGGCTCGGTCACCTGCCGGCCCAGCTGTCCGGCGGCCAGCAGCAGCGCGTCGCCATCGCCCGCGCCCTGGTGACCCGCCCCGCCGTCGTCTTCGCCGACGAGCCCACCGGCGCCCTGGACACCCGCACCGCCGCCGCCGTGCTCGGCCTGCTGCGCGAATCCGTCGACACCGCCCGCCAGACCCTGGTCATGGTCACCCACGACCCGGTCGCCGCCTCCTACGCCGACCGCGTGGTCTTCCTCGCCGACGGCGCCTTCGCCGGCGAACTGCACCGGCCCACGGCCGACGCCGTCGCCGCCCGGATGACCAGGCTCGGCGCCTGGGAGGACGACACCCAGCGGCAGAGCGCGCCGCAGCACTCGGGAGGACGGTACTGA